The sequence GGGTACGCGGCCAGGAACGCTTCGTACGCGGCGGCGGCCTCGCGGTAGCGGCGCGCCTGGGCGAGGCAATTGGCGATCTCGAGTTGCTGGGGGCGCGCGAGGACTTGCTGCTCGTCCAGCGACAGCAACCGCAGGTAAGAACCCACCGCGCCGCTGACGTCATGCGCGGCCAGCCGGTCGGCGATCTCCTCGCGCAGGCTCTCGATCGGTGTGAGCGGGACGTCTGCGAGCGGGCGCGAATCCAGCTCCTCGGCACGCACCGGGCGGGCCATGTACGGCGCGGATTGGGCGAACGGCACTTCGATTCCCGAGCGGCGTCGCCAGCGGTCCCACAGCGCCAGCATGTCGAACTGGTTGCGGGGCAGGATCCGCAGGGCCAGCAGGCCCATCGCGACCGCGAAGCCGAACGCGTAGCCGCCGAGGTGCGCCGAGAACGCCACGTTGGACGCGGCCGCGCCACCCTCGATCTCCGGCGAGATGATGTTGTCCCAGAGGATCATCTTGAAGACGATCAGGATCATCGCCGGGACCTGGAACGTGAACACGAAGATCATCCACACCAGCATCGTCACGTGCACGCGCGGCAGCAGCGCGAGAAACGCGGTGGT comes from Phycisphaerae bacterium and encodes:
- a CDS encoding rhomboid family intramembrane serine protease, translated to MPLIPIGTEFRTRRPPVANWVLIGLNVVIFLFTDFLGGQAGAQLKAYYALDAARPALAQYLTYQFLHGDVWHLAGNMLFLWIFGNAVCDRMGGAGYVLFYLAGGVIAGVAFTAGAENPLVGASGAIAAVTTAFLALLPRVHVTMLVWMIFVFTFQVPAMILIVFKMILWDNIISPEIEGGAAASNVAFSAHLGGYAFGFAVAMGLLALRILPRNQFDMLALWDRWRRRSGIEVPFAQSAPYMARPVRAEELDSRPLADVPLTPIESLREEIADRLAAHDVSGAVGSYLRLLSLDEQQVLARPQQLEIANCLAQARRYREAAAAYEAFLAAYPGAADVAQVRLFLGLLYSRYLGEYERAVAQLRTALEALHLDAQRTLAEEELRLAEARLLGRDPSAR